In Drosophila nasuta strain 15112-1781.00 chromosome 2R, ASM2355853v1, whole genome shotgun sequence, a single genomic region encodes these proteins:
- the LOC132783980 gene encoding mediator of RNA polymerase II transcription subunit 21 — protein sequence MADRLTQLQDTVNQQAEHFCNAIGVIQQTSYPSKFANFDRTGSQTPIQNSPQEDYAQLFAQLIARCAKDIDTLIESLPNEDSSIELQNSSLKRLEIENQETAEQLEHVVSKGELLLEKIQSALGDIAQAQLDMQITLKPSSQ from the exons ATGGCGGACAGACTAACCCAATTGCAAGATACTGTAAACCAA caaGCTGAGCACTTTTGCAATGCTATTGGTGTCATTCAACAAACTTCGTACCCGagcaaatttgcaaattttgataGAACAGGCTCCCAGACGCCAATTCAAAACTCACCACAGGAGGATTACGCGCAACTTTTTGCTCAACTGATTGCGCGTTGTGCTAAGGACATTGATACGCTAATTGAGTCTTTACCTAATGAAGACAGTTCAATCGAACTGCAAAACTCAAGTCTTAAACGGCTAGAAATTGAAAACCAAGAAACGGCTGAACAACTTGAGCATGTCGTTTCAAAGGGAGAACTTTTGCTTGAAAAAATCCAGAGTGCCTTGGGAGACATTGCGCAGGCCCAATTAGATATGCAAATTACATTGAAGCCTAGTTCGCAATaa